One genomic window of Desulfovibrio subterraneus includes the following:
- a CDS encoding GAK system ATP-grasp enzyme — translation MKIGVVGTRGGWSSERLADAVAEKTGFRLLVEMDKVRLDLPSGRCLYEGEDISALDGLIIKKIGARYSPDLLDRLEILRFLKERGMPVFSDPLKVIRVLDRLSCTVTLQSGGIPMPPTTITENIGLALDAVKEYGRAVFKPLYTSKARGMFMLEHGPDAREAVERYAREYRLMYIQKAVDLEEGKDLGVVFLGGRYLTTYARCKTNDSWNTTTASGGRYAPFEPSQEILDLAYRAQSLFGLDFTCVDVALTQAGPYVFEVSAFGGFRGISDSSGMDAASLYVDHVLNSIR, via the coding sequence ATGAAAATAGGCGTTGTCGGCACACGCGGAGGCTGGTCTTCCGAGCGGCTTGCTGATGCCGTTGCCGAAAAGACCGGCTTCAGGCTGCTTGTCGAAATGGACAAGGTGCGGCTGGACCTTCCCTCCGGCCGGTGCCTGTATGAAGGCGAAGATATTTCGGCACTGGACGGCCTTATCATCAAGAAAATCGGTGCGCGGTATTCCCCCGACCTGCTGGACAGGCTTGAAATACTCCGCTTTCTCAAAGAACGCGGCATGCCTGTGTTTTCCGATCCGCTCAAGGTCATACGGGTGCTCGACAGACTTTCCTGCACGGTAACGCTGCAATCGGGCGGCATTCCCATGCCACCCACCACCATTACCGAAAACATCGGGCTTGCTCTGGACGCTGTCAAAGAATACGGTCGCGCGGTATTCAAGCCGTTGTATACATCCAAGGCCCGCGGCATGTTCATGCTGGAACACGGGCCGGATGCGCGGGAAGCTGTTGAACGCTACGCCCGCGAATACCGGCTCATGTACATCCAGAAAGCCGTTGATCTTGAGGAGGGCAAAGATCTCGGTGTGGTCTTTCTCGGCGGGCGGTATCTCACCACCTACGCCCGCTGCAAAACCAACGATTCGTGGAACACCACCACGGCCAGCGGCGGACGTTACGCCCCCTTTGAACCCTCGCAGGAGATACTGGACCTCGCCTACAGGGCGCAGTCGCTTTTTGGTCTGGATTTCACCTGTGTGGATGTGGCATTAACCCAAGCCGGACCATATGTATTCGAGGTTTCCGCATTTGGCGGATTCAGAGGCATCAGCGATTCCTCGGGAATGGATGCGGCCTCCCTCTACGTCGACCATGTCCTGAACAGCATCAGGTGA